A genome region from Microbacterium terricola includes the following:
- a CDS encoding carbohydrate ABC transporter permease — translation MTAAQPGLAVTTAGPGPTPVRRRSGAKARKRAEIALFTAPALFLFLGFVILPVILAAVYSFYNLPAAFQWSHLADPERFVGFENYVRALTTPEFLKAIGNTFLILFASLLVQGPIAIGVALLLNRPMRGRAALRLLIFVPYVLAEVIAGLAWKLLLQPNGGVNAMLAAFGLEDLQRAWLADPAIALWTIFLILTWKYVGFAILLMLAGLQGVPEELAEAAQLDGASWWQIQRHITLPLLGPTIRIWAFLSIIGSLQVFDMVWVTVAPTVRQMATETMATYMVQQGQFAGQPGYGSAIAVILFVISLVIALAYQRFALRRDLAGAVTSGVR, via the coding sequence ATGACCGCTGCACAGCCCGGGCTCGCGGTGACCACCGCGGGCCCGGGTCCCACCCCCGTCCGACGCCGCTCGGGAGCGAAGGCGCGCAAGCGCGCCGAGATCGCCCTGTTCACGGCACCCGCGCTGTTCCTGTTCCTCGGCTTCGTGATCCTGCCGGTGATCCTCGCCGCGGTCTACAGCTTCTACAACCTCCCCGCGGCCTTCCAGTGGAGCCACCTCGCCGACCCGGAGCGCTTCGTCGGCTTCGAGAACTACGTCCGCGCGCTCACGACGCCCGAGTTCCTCAAGGCGATCGGCAACACCTTCCTCATCCTCTTCGCCTCGCTGCTCGTGCAGGGACCCATCGCGATCGGGGTGGCGCTGCTGCTCAATCGCCCGATGCGGGGACGCGCGGCGCTGCGGCTGCTCATCTTCGTGCCCTACGTGCTCGCCGAGGTCATCGCCGGCCTCGCCTGGAAGCTGCTGCTGCAGCCGAACGGCGGCGTCAATGCGATGCTGGCCGCATTCGGTCTCGAGGACCTCCAGCGCGCCTGGCTCGCCGACCCGGCGATCGCCCTGTGGACGATCTTCCTCATCCTGACCTGGAAGTACGTCGGCTTCGCCATCCTGCTCATGCTCGCCGGCCTGCAGGGCGTGCCCGAGGAGCTCGCCGAGGCCGCGCAGCTCGACGGCGCGAGCTGGTGGCAGATCCAGCGCCACATCACGCTGCCGCTGCTCGGACCCACCATCCGCATCTGGGCGTTCCTGTCGATCATCGGCTCGCTGCAGGTCTTCGACATGGTGTGGGTCACGGTCGCCCCGACCGTCCGCCAGATGGCCACGGAGACCATGGCGACCTACATGGTGCAGCAGGGCCAGTTCGCCGGCCAGCCCGGCTACGGCAGTGCCATCGCCGTCATCCTGTTCGTCATCTCCCTCGTCATCGCGCTCGCCTACCAGCGCTTCGCCCTCCGCCGCGATCTCGCCGGCGCCGTCACCTCGGGAGTGCGCTGA
- a CDS encoding ABC transporter substrate-binding protein, which translates to MNRRSMTRAAAGLAAAGLAIGALAGCAGSTSAEPSDDASGGDVTLTWWHNATSGPLPAVWEKVAKDFEDAHPGVTVEQTGYQNEDLQRTLIPNALAAGDPPDLFQVWPGGEIRGQVENGYLMPLDDVIGDTITSVGATVNPWQVDGKTYAVPFTFGIEGFWYNTDLFAEAGIDAPPTTLDELKDDVAKLRDAGITPISVGAGDKWPAAHWWYQFALHSCSPETLQAAAADFDFSDPCFVDAGQELEDFIGINPFQDGFLGTPAQTGAGSSAGLVANGDAAMELMGHWNAGVIGGLTEDQKVPAFLGWFPFPAIEGSAGDPGAALGGGDGFGCSAEAPPQCADLLAYIMSEDVQKEFAASGSGIPTVAAAQASLEDPNLKLVADGLAQASFVQLWLDTEYGTTVGNAMNEGIVNLFGGAGTPEDIVKKMEDAAGTL; encoded by the coding sequence ATGAACAGACGCAGCATGACGCGAGCCGCGGCAGGGCTCGCAGCCGCGGGATTGGCGATCGGCGCACTGGCCGGGTGTGCGGGCAGCACGTCCGCCGAGCCGAGCGACGACGCCAGCGGAGGGGACGTCACCCTCACCTGGTGGCACAACGCCACCTCCGGCCCGCTCCCCGCCGTGTGGGAGAAGGTCGCGAAGGACTTCGAGGACGCGCACCCGGGCGTCACCGTCGAGCAGACCGGCTACCAGAACGAGGACCTGCAGCGCACGCTCATCCCGAACGCGCTCGCGGCGGGCGACCCGCCGGACCTGTTCCAGGTGTGGCCGGGCGGCGAGATCCGCGGGCAGGTCGAGAACGGCTACCTCATGCCGCTCGACGATGTCATCGGCGACACCATCACGAGCGTCGGCGCCACCGTCAACCCGTGGCAGGTCGACGGCAAGACCTACGCGGTGCCGTTCACCTTCGGCATCGAGGGCTTCTGGTACAACACCGACCTGTTCGCCGAGGCCGGCATCGACGCGCCCCCGACCACGCTCGACGAGCTCAAGGACGACGTGGCCAAGCTCCGCGACGCGGGCATCACCCCGATCTCGGTCGGCGCCGGCGACAAGTGGCCAGCCGCGCACTGGTGGTACCAGTTCGCGCTGCACTCCTGCTCGCCCGAGACGCTGCAGGCCGCAGCAGCCGACTTCGACTTCAGCGACCCGTGCTTCGTCGACGCCGGTCAGGAGCTCGAGGACTTCATCGGCATCAACCCGTTCCAGGACGGCTTCCTCGGCACGCCGGCCCAGACCGGCGCGGGCAGCTCGGCTGGTCTCGTCGCCAACGGCGACGCGGCCATGGAGCTGATGGGCCACTGGAACGCGGGCGTCATCGGCGGCCTCACCGAAGACCAGAAGGTGCCTGCCTTCCTCGGCTGGTTCCCGTTCCCGGCGATCGAGGGCTCGGCCGGCGACCCCGGCGCCGCGCTCGGCGGCGGTGACGGCTTCGGCTGCTCGGCGGAGGCTCCGCCCCAGTGCGCCGACCTGCTCGCCTACATCATGAGCGAAGACGTGCAGAAGGAGTTCGCCGCGAGCGGCTCCGGCATCCCCACGGTGGCAGCCGCCCAGGCGTCGCTCGAGGACCCGAACCTCAAGCTCGTCGCCGACGGCCTCGCGCAGGCATCGTTCGTGCAGCTGTGGCTCGACACCGAGTACGGCACCACGGTCGGCAACGCGATGAACGAGGGCATCGTCAACCTCTTCGGCGGGGCGGGAACGCCCGAGGACATCGTCAAGAAGATGGAAGACGCGGCCGGCACGCTGTGA
- a CDS encoding ROK family protein, producing MADSTGAADGARQGSAAEGVRQRNLARILRLAHVEGPLSRAALTETTALNRSTIADLVADLVAAGLVVEHAPDPSRRVGRPSPVVSASAEVVAIAANPEVDALEIAAVALDRSIPVRTRIELDHLLSPAETAELIAATLAEWRSGMLASTRIAGVGLAVPGLVRASDGLVRDAPHLKWTDEPLRDLVAEATGLPVAIGNDASLGTLAEHLFGAARGVDDVVYLNGGASGIGGGLIVHGIAVGGTGGYAGEFGQNRPGIAAGADRRADAGVLEDEVSRARLLAALRLRHADEPTLAAALSASADDAVHDEVERQRRILSTALANAVNVLNPSVVVLGGFLATIAARDLDGLVAAVSAQAMHANAEGLSIRPAALAGDRLLFGAAEAAFAELLRDPLG from the coding sequence ATGGCCGATTCCACCGGCGCCGCGGACGGCGCGCGACAGGGCAGCGCCGCGGAGGGCGTGCGCCAGCGCAACCTCGCGCGCATCCTGCGCCTCGCGCACGTGGAGGGCCCGCTCTCGCGCGCCGCGCTGACCGAGACCACCGCGCTGAACCGCTCGACGATCGCCGACCTGGTGGCCGATCTCGTCGCGGCCGGGCTGGTGGTGGAGCACGCCCCCGATCCCTCACGCCGGGTCGGGCGGCCGTCGCCGGTCGTCTCGGCGAGCGCCGAGGTGGTGGCGATCGCGGCGAACCCGGAGGTCGACGCGCTCGAGATCGCCGCCGTGGCGCTGGATCGCAGCATCCCGGTCCGCACCCGCATCGAGCTCGATCACCTGCTCTCCCCCGCCGAGACCGCCGAGCTCATCGCCGCGACGCTCGCGGAGTGGCGGAGCGGGATGCTGGCATCCACCCGCATCGCGGGCGTCGGGCTCGCGGTGCCTGGCCTGGTGCGCGCCTCCGACGGGCTGGTGCGCGACGCCCCGCACCTGAAGTGGACCGACGAGCCGCTGCGCGACCTGGTCGCCGAGGCGACCGGGCTTCCCGTGGCGATCGGCAACGACGCATCGCTCGGCACCCTGGCCGAGCACCTGTTCGGGGCGGCGCGCGGCGTCGACGACGTCGTGTACCTCAACGGCGGCGCGAGCGGCATCGGCGGCGGGCTCATCGTCCACGGCATCGCCGTCGGCGGAACCGGAGGCTACGCCGGCGAGTTCGGGCAGAACCGTCCAGGCATCGCGGCGGGCGCCGACCGGCGTGCGGACGCCGGGGTGCTCGAGGACGAGGTCAGCCGCGCGCGCCTGCTGGCGGCGCTGCGGCTGCGGCACGCCGACGAGCCGACCCTGGCCGCCGCACTGTCGGCCTCGGCGGACGACGCCGTGCACGACGAGGTCGAGCGGCAGCGCCGCATCCTTTCCACGGCGCTGGCCAACGCGGTCAACGTGCTGAATCCGTCGGTCGTGGTCCTCGGCGGGTTCCTCGCGACGATCGCGGCCCGCGACCTCGACGGACTCGTCGCCGCGGTCTCGGCCCAGGCGATGCACGCCAATGCCGAGGGACTCAGCATCCGTCCGGCCGCACTCGCCGGCGACCGGCTGCTGTTCGGTGCGGCAGAGGCGGCGTTCGCCGAGCTCCTGCGCGACCCGCTCGGGTGA
- a CDS encoding glycerate kinase has product MRRTVVIAPDSFKGSIAAAAAASAIADGWREVDPGAELVLRPMADGGEGTLDAFAAAVPGARRMPVRVTGPDGAEVGAAWLLLPDGTGVVELASTSGIELLGDRRLPLDAHTLGFGQAIAAALDHGVARLVLGIGSSASTDGGTGLLAALGARFADAAGHPIAPGARGLGALASADLSALRRVPPGGVVVLGDVTNPLCGPEGAAAVFGPQKGLDPAQVAAADAGLARLAASVAGQGGVDPFAPGAGAAGGTGFALLAWGAEIVPGAVAVADLIGLPDAVATASVVVTGEGSYDRQSAAGKAPAHVAALAAGHGVPVAVVAGRIAADADVSALAAAVSLTDLAGSSAAALADPARWLCSAGADLARRIG; this is encoded by the coding sequence ATGCGTCGCACCGTCGTCATCGCCCCCGACAGCTTCAAGGGCTCGATCGCCGCGGCGGCGGCCGCCTCGGCGATCGCCGACGGCTGGCGCGAGGTCGATCCGGGCGCCGAGCTCGTCCTGCGGCCGATGGCCGACGGCGGCGAGGGCACGCTCGACGCCTTCGCTGCCGCGGTGCCCGGCGCGCGCCGCATGCCCGTGCGCGTCACCGGCCCGGATGGTGCCGAGGTCGGCGCGGCCTGGCTGCTGCTGCCCGACGGCACGGGAGTCGTCGAGCTGGCCTCGACCTCGGGCATCGAGCTGCTCGGCGACCGGCGGCTCCCGCTCGATGCGCACACCCTCGGATTCGGCCAGGCGATCGCCGCCGCCCTGGATCACGGCGTCGCGCGTCTCGTCCTCGGCATCGGGTCGAGCGCGTCCACCGATGGCGGCACCGGGCTCCTGGCGGCGCTCGGCGCGCGATTCGCGGATGCTGCCGGCCACCCGATCGCGCCGGGCGCGCGTGGTCTGGGCGCACTGGCGTCCGCAGACCTGTCCGCGCTCCGCCGCGTGCCTCCGGGCGGGGTGGTCGTGCTCGGCGACGTGACCAATCCGCTCTGCGGGCCGGAGGGTGCGGCTGCGGTGTTCGGACCCCAGAAGGGGCTCGACCCCGCGCAGGTGGCGGCTGCCGACGCGGGACTCGCTCGGCTGGCCGCCTCTGTCGCGGGCCAGGGTGGCGTCGACCCGTTCGCGCCGGGCGCGGGGGCAGCCGGCGGCACAGGCTTCGCGCTACTCGCGTGGGGAGCGGAGATCGTGCCGGGTGCCGTGGCGGTCGCCGACCTGATCGGGCTGCCGGATGCGGTGGCGACAGCATCCGTCGTCGTCACGGGGGAGGGGTCGTACGACCGGCAGTCCGCCGCCGGCAAGGCGCCCGCACACGTGGCCGCGCTCGCCGCGGGGCACGGGGTGCCCGTCGCGGTGGTCGCGGGGCGCATCGCCGCCGATGCCGACGTCAGCGCGCTCGCGGCCGCCGTCTCCCTCACCGATCTGGCGGGCTCCTCGGCTGCAGCGCTCGCGGATCCCGCGCGCTGGCTGTGCTCGGCCGGAGCCGATCTGGCCCGCAGAATCGGGTAG
- the galE gene encoding UDP-glucose 4-epimerase GalE → MSWLVTGGAGYIGAHIVRALADAGLPPVVIDDLSSGHASFVPDGVPFVQGSILDRDLVERTLREHDVEGVIHVAGFKYAGVSVQRPLHTYSQNVEGTRIVLEAMDAAGVPRLVFSSSAAVYGTPDVELVTEDLPKRPASPYGESKLIGEWLLRDQAVATAGAQHPLRHTSLRYFNVVGSGDPSIYDTSPHNLFPLVFEALVEGRTPRIYGDDYGTPDGTNVRDYVHVADIAAAHVVAAQRLAAGEPVEPAYNLGSRNGLSVREIMDAMARVTGIDFTPEIAARRPGDPDRIVATGELAARDLDWANRYSVDEMVRSGWEARTAAR, encoded by the coding sequence ATGTCCTGGCTTGTGACCGGCGGCGCCGGCTACATCGGCGCCCACATCGTCCGTGCACTGGCGGATGCCGGTCTGCCCCCCGTCGTCATCGACGACCTCTCCAGCGGGCACGCGTCCTTCGTGCCGGACGGGGTGCCGTTCGTGCAGGGCTCGATCCTCGACCGCGACCTCGTCGAGCGCACCCTGCGCGAGCACGATGTCGAGGGCGTCATCCACGTCGCCGGCTTCAAGTACGCCGGCGTCTCGGTGCAGCGTCCCCTGCACACCTACTCGCAGAACGTCGAGGGCACGCGGATCGTGCTGGAGGCGATGGATGCGGCCGGTGTCCCGCGTCTGGTGTTCTCCTCGTCCGCGGCGGTCTACGGCACCCCGGACGTCGAGCTCGTCACCGAAGACCTGCCCAAGCGTCCCGCCTCCCCCTACGGCGAGTCGAAGCTCATCGGCGAGTGGCTGCTCCGCGATCAGGCGGTCGCGACGGCGGGGGCGCAGCATCCGCTCCGGCACACCTCGCTGCGGTACTTCAACGTCGTCGGATCCGGCGACCCGTCGATCTACGACACCAGCCCGCACAACCTGTTCCCGCTCGTCTTCGAGGCGCTCGTGGAAGGCAGGACCCCCCGCATCTACGGCGACGACTACGGCACTCCCGACGGCACCAACGTGCGCGACTACGTGCACGTCGCCGACATCGCCGCCGCGCACGTCGTGGCCGCGCAGCGTCTGGCCGCCGGCGAGCCGGTGGAGCCCGCGTACAACCTGGGCTCGCGCAACGGCCTGAGCGTGCGCGAGATCATGGACGCGATGGCCCGGGTGACCGGCATCGACTTCACGCCCGAGATCGCGGCGCGCCGCCCCGGCGACCCCGACCGGATCGTCGCGACCGGCGAACTGGCCGCGCGCGACCTCGACTGGGCCAACCGCTACTCGGTCGACGAGATGGTGCGCTCGGGCTGGGAGGCCCGCACCGCCGCGCGCTGA
- a CDS encoding LacI family DNA-binding transcriptional regulator, whose product MADVAAAAGVSGQTVSRVVNGSPRVDPATRLAVEQAMARLGYRMHRAARALRTGRTHTIGVVVSTLATVGNFRMLQALTDAAATRDYAVTVVTLGAGATVADAFERLRDQGVDGAVVLNEATAAVTDAPTGLELVVVDAPPEAGLRIVQSDHAGGARAAVEHLLALGHRTVHHLAGPVGSFAAAERERGWREALAGREVPEPLRGDWAAASGHRAVAALDADATALFAANDQMALGALRGLAGSGRDVPGRVSVVGFDDVADAADYRPPLTTVRQDFDALGEHAVAALVAAIEGAAGAASRAESVPTTLVVRESTAVPPA is encoded by the coding sequence ATGGCCGACGTGGCGGCCGCGGCCGGGGTGTCCGGCCAGACCGTGTCGCGCGTGGTGAACGGCAGCCCCCGCGTCGACCCCGCGACGCGGCTCGCGGTCGAGCAGGCCATGGCGCGACTCGGCTATCGCATGCACCGGGCGGCGCGGGCGCTGCGCACCGGGCGCACCCACACGATCGGCGTGGTGGTCTCGACGCTCGCGACGGTCGGCAACTTCCGCATGCTGCAGGCGCTGACGGATGCTGCGGCGACCCGCGACTACGCCGTCACGGTCGTGACGCTCGGAGCGGGCGCGACGGTCGCTGACGCGTTCGAGCGGCTGCGCGACCAGGGCGTCGACGGCGCGGTGGTGCTGAACGAGGCGACCGCCGCCGTCACGGATGCGCCGACCGGGCTGGAGCTCGTGGTCGTCGACGCCCCGCCGGAGGCCGGGCTGCGCATCGTGCAGTCGGATCATGCCGGCGGTGCCCGTGCGGCCGTCGAGCATCTGCTCGCGCTGGGCCACCGCACCGTGCACCATCTCGCGGGGCCGGTCGGCTCGTTCGCTGCCGCGGAGCGCGAGCGCGGGTGGCGGGAGGCGCTCGCCGGGCGCGAGGTGCCCGAGCCGCTGCGCGGAGACTGGGCGGCAGCATCCGGCCATCGCGCCGTCGCGGCCCTCGACGCGGACGCCACCGCGCTGTTCGCGGCGAACGACCAGATGGCGCTCGGCGCGCTGCGCGGGCTCGCCGGGAGCGGGCGAGACGTGCCGGGCCGGGTGAGCGTGGTCGGGTTCGACGACGTCGCCGATGCCGCCGACTACCGCCCGCCGCTGACCACCGTGCGGCAGGACTTCGACGCGCTCGGCGAGCACGCCGTCGCGGCCCTGGTCGCCGCGATCGAGGGCGCCGCGGGTGCCGCGTCGCGGGCCGAATCCGTGCCGACCACCCTCGTCGTGCGCGAGAGCACCGCGGTCCCGCCGGCCTGA
- the galT gene encoding galactose-1-phosphate uridylyltransferase has protein sequence MTSEEFTAPTALGAGVVKRSTRLADGRELIYFDDPGTTLGAERAVDARTLDPRPATATMRQDILTGDWISVASARQNRAFLPPAELDPLAPQTPTNPSEVPSMYDVAVFENKSPSFGPALAEATGDAPAAADPPRGLDDLDALGLGRTRTSVGRCEVVCFSPEHAGSFGTLTVTRARTVIEAWADRTAALSALPGIEQVFPFENRGEAIGVTLQHPHGQIYSYPYITPRTQRLLDTIDRTAPDLFQRILEFEQQGPRVILQGEHWTAFVPFAARWPLEVHLLPHRHVADFAATSPEERDELAPLYLRLLRGVDALYDTPTPYIAAWHQAPVHRGRDTARLHLQLTSPRRAADKLKFMAGSEAAMGAWIGDVPPEQSAERLRAAVEGVTL, from the coding sequence ATGACGTCTGAGGAGTTCACCGCGCCCACCGCACTCGGTGCCGGAGTGGTGAAGCGGTCCACCCGCCTCGCCGACGGCCGCGAGCTCATCTACTTCGACGACCCCGGCACCACGCTCGGAGCAGAGCGCGCCGTCGACGCCCGCACCCTCGACCCGCGGCCGGCCACGGCGACGATGCGCCAGGACATCCTCACGGGCGACTGGATCTCGGTCGCCTCGGCCCGCCAGAACCGCGCGTTCCTCCCGCCGGCCGAGCTCGATCCGCTCGCCCCGCAGACCCCGACCAATCCGTCCGAGGTGCCGTCGATGTACGACGTCGCGGTGTTCGAGAACAAGTCCCCGTCGTTCGGCCCCGCCCTCGCCGAGGCCACCGGCGACGCCCCCGCGGCGGCCGACCCACCCCGAGGGCTCGACGATCTCGATGCGCTCGGCCTCGGCCGCACCCGCACCTCGGTCGGCCGGTGCGAGGTCGTCTGCTTCAGCCCCGAGCACGCCGGATCGTTCGGCACCCTGACGGTCACGCGCGCCCGCACGGTGATTGAGGCATGGGCCGACCGCACCGCCGCGCTCTCCGCGCTGCCGGGCATCGAGCAGGTGTTCCCGTTCGAGAACCGGGGCGAGGCCATCGGCGTGACGCTGCAGCATCCGCACGGCCAGATCTACTCGTACCCGTACATCACTCCGCGCACGCAGCGACTGCTCGACACCATCGACCGGACGGCGCCCGACCTGTTCCAGCGCATCCTCGAGTTCGAGCAGCAGGGACCCCGCGTCATCCTGCAGGGCGAGCACTGGACCGCGTTCGTCCCGTTCGCCGCGCGCTGGCCGCTCGAGGTGCACCTGCTGCCCCACCGCCACGTCGCCGACTTCGCCGCGACGAGCCCCGAGGAGCGCGACGAGCTCGCCCCGCTCTACCTGCGCCTGCTGCGCGGCGTCGACGCGCTCTACGACACGCCCACCCCCTACATCGCCGCCTGGCACCAGGCGCCCGTGCACCGCGGCCGCGACACCGCCCGCCTGCACCTGCAGCTCACCAGCCCGCGCCGCGCGGCCGACAAGCTGAAGTTCATGGCCGGATCCGAGGCCGCCATGGGCGCCTGGATCGGCGACGTCCCGCCCGAGCAGTCGGCCGAGCGCCTGCGCGCCGCCGTCGAAGGAGTCACGCTGTGA
- the galK gene encoding galactokinase codes for MSTPTGTWSAPGRVNLIGEHTDYNEGFVLPFAIEHRTTVALTARDDRRIRVTSTFDPEPAEVSIDTLAEIFPADREQVPEWTRYPLGVAWALLQATGADAVSGVDLDISSTVPVGAGLSSSAAIEGATASALNDVWGLGLDRVALAKVGRTAENEAVGAPTGIMDQMAAMLGRADAAIFLDCRSLEAQVIDLGFAAAGLELLVMDTHVKHAHSTGGYGERRASCELGARIMGVPALRDLSVADLDRAQGLMDDVTFRRVRHVVTENQRVLDTVATLAEEGPDAIGPLLLASHASMRDDFEISVPELDTAVEAAMSAGAIGARMTGGGFGGAAIALVRHADAERVTDAVAAAFAERGFAAPHIFTVSPSAGAGRDA; via the coding sequence GTGAGCACCCCCACCGGCACCTGGTCCGCCCCCGGCCGCGTCAACCTGATCGGCGAGCACACCGACTACAACGAGGGCTTCGTGCTGCCGTTCGCGATCGAGCACCGCACCACGGTCGCCCTCACCGCTCGCGACGACCGCCGCATCCGCGTGACCTCGACGTTCGACCCCGAGCCGGCCGAGGTGTCGATCGACACCCTCGCCGAGATCTTCCCCGCTGACCGCGAGCAGGTGCCGGAGTGGACGCGCTACCCGCTCGGCGTCGCCTGGGCGCTGCTGCAGGCCACGGGCGCGGATGCCGTCTCCGGCGTCGACCTCGACATCTCGAGCACCGTTCCGGTCGGGGCAGGCCTCTCGTCGTCCGCCGCGATCGAGGGGGCCACCGCATCCGCCCTGAACGACGTGTGGGGCCTCGGACTCGACCGCGTGGCCCTCGCGAAGGTCGGCCGCACCGCCGAGAACGAGGCTGTCGGCGCACCCACCGGGATCATGGACCAGATGGCCGCGATGCTCGGCCGCGCCGACGCCGCGATCTTCCTCGACTGCCGCTCGCTCGAGGCGCAGGTGATCGACCTGGGCTTCGCCGCCGCGGGCCTCGAACTCCTGGTGATGGACACCCACGTCAAGCACGCGCACTCCACCGGCGGCTACGGCGAGCGCCGCGCGTCGTGCGAGCTCGGCGCCCGGATCATGGGCGTCCCGGCGCTGCGCGACCTGTCGGTCGCCGACCTCGACCGCGCGCAGGGGCTGATGGACGACGTCACCTTCCGGCGCGTGCGCCACGTCGTCACCGAGAACCAGCGCGTGCTCGACACCGTCGCCACGCTCGCAGAAGAAGGCCCCGACGCGATCGGGCCGCTGCTGCTGGCGTCGCACGCCTCGATGCGCGACGACTTCGAGATCTCGGTGCCCGAGCTCGACACGGCAGTCGAGGCGGCGATGTCGGCCGGTGCGATCGGCGCCAGGATGACCGGCGGCGGCTTCGGCGGTGCGGCGATCGCCCTGGTGCGCCACGCCGACGCGGAGCGCGTGACGGATGCTGTCGCCGCCGCCTTCGCCGAGCGCGGCTTCGCCGCCCCGCACATCTTCACCGTGTCGCCGTCGGCCGGGGCCGGCCGCGACGCCTAG
- a CDS encoding alpha/beta fold hydrolase, producing the protein MAYITVGTENSVDVELFYTDQGTGDPVVLIHGFPLNGESWGKQQAALLDAGYRVIAYDRRGFGASTKAGSGYDYDTFAADLHAIIEDLDLRDAVLVGFSMGTGEIARYLSRYGSGRVSKAVFLGSLEPYLLKTDDNPEGAGPQSFFDDTSAAVRDDRYAFLTGFFSDFYNLDENLDERISQEALDASIQIANQAGNTAIVAAPLTWPTDFRADIPHIDVPSLIVHGTADNILPIDVTARRFKDLLPTATYLEIEGAPHGMLWTHGDEVSAAILEFLAG; encoded by the coding sequence GTGGCGTACATCACCGTCGGCACCGAGAACTCGGTCGACGTCGAGCTGTTCTACACCGATCAGGGCACCGGCGATCCGGTCGTGCTGATCCACGGATTCCCGCTGAACGGGGAGTCGTGGGGCAAGCAGCAGGCCGCGCTCCTCGATGCCGGCTACCGCGTGATCGCGTACGACCGGCGCGGCTTCGGGGCCTCGACCAAGGCGGGCTCGGGCTACGACTACGACACGTTCGCGGCTGACCTGCACGCGATCATCGAAGACCTCGACCTGCGCGACGCGGTGCTGGTCGGCTTCTCGATGGGCACGGGCGAGATCGCGCGCTACCTGTCGCGCTACGGCAGCGGCAGGGTGTCGAAGGCGGTCTTCCTCGGCTCGCTCGAGCCGTACCTGCTGAAGACCGACGACAACCCGGAGGGCGCCGGCCCGCAGTCGTTCTTCGACGACACCAGTGCCGCCGTCCGCGACGACCGGTACGCGTTCCTCACCGGGTTCTTCAGCGACTTCTACAACCTCGACGAGAATCTCGATGAGCGCATCTCGCAGGAAGCGCTGGATGCCAGCATCCAGATCGCGAATCAGGCAGGCAACACCGCGATCGTCGCGGCGCCGCTGACCTGGCCGACCGACTTCCGCGCCGACATCCCGCACATCGACGTGCCCTCGCTCATCGTGCACGGCACGGCCGACAACATCCTCCCGATCGACGTGACCGCGCGTCGCTTCAAGGACCTGCTGCCGACCGCGACCTATCTCGAGATCGAAGGAGCCCCGCACGGGATGCTGTGGACCCACGGCGACGAGGTCTCCGCCGCGATCCTGGAGTTCCTCGCCGGCTGA